The genome window GGCAATTTGCAAAAATAATGGGTAACATTGCCCCCTTAGACGCTAATAACCCCGACTTAACTTATGAATTTGTAAACAATGTTAAGGGAGGGAATGTTCCTAGAGAGTATATCCCTGCCTGTGAAAAAGGCTTTAAAGAGCAGATGAGCAAAGGAACTTTAATTGGAGCACAAATTGTAGGCGTGAAGATAGAGTTAAACGATGGTTCTTACCATGATGTTGATTCTAGTGAAATGGCCTTTCGCCTTTGTGCCATGGCGGCTTTTCGGCAAGCTTACGAAAAAGCAAGCCCTGTTTGTCTGGAACCTTTAATGAAATTAGAGGTTTCTGCTCCCGAAGAATTTCAAGGAAATATTATGGGGCAAATTAACCAACGCCGTGGTATGATTCAAGGAACAAATACTCAAGATGCTTTTGTGGTTATTCAAGCCGATGTGCCTTTGTCAGAAATGTTTGGCTACTCCACAGAGTTAAGGTCGGCCACCCAAGGGAAGGGAGAATTTACTATGGAGTTTTCTAAATACGCACAAACGCCAAAAAATATTCAAGCAAAACTTATGGAAGAGTACCAAAAAAAACGCGCCGAAGAGGCGAAAAAGTAATATATGCTACTATCTTATGAAGCTCTTGAGGCTCATCTCAAAAGTCAAAAAATTGTTGTCGACCCTTTAGGGCCTAATGCTTTACAGCCAGCCTCTATAGATTTGCGCCTAGGTAATCATTTTTTAAGCCTCGATGACAGCTTTACCGAATGTTTATCTTTAGATAAGGGCGCAAAATACAAAGAGCACCGTCAATCAGAAATTATTCTTCCTCCTAAATCCTTTTTATTAGCCACTACTTTCGAGCGTATAAAACTTCCCGCAGACATTACGGCTTTTGTGGAGGGGCGTAGCTCTATTGGGCGCATGGGTTTATTTATACAAAATGCCGGCCTTATTGATGCGGGGTTTGAAGGGCACATTACACTAGAATTATTTAACGCCAACTCTGTACCTATTAAACTACAAGCCAAGCGAAGAGTTTGTCAGTTGGTGTTTTTTGATATGGACCAAAAAACGCAATTTCCATACAGGGGCAAGTACCAAAATCAAGTATTAGCCACAGGTAGTAAAATTTTTGAAGATGCCGAAATCGATCCTCAAGGAGAAATCTCTTAAAGAGAGTATATGGAACTTTTAATATTTTATATTCTGCTATCCATTGGAATTTCTTTTCTCTGCTCCCTTCTAGAATCTGTTTTACTGTCTACATCGTCGGCATACATTAATGTTGCTATTTTAGAAAAGAAAAAAAGCGGACCTCTTTTAGTTCATTTGCAAAATAATACCGACAAAGCCTTGGCTGCCATTTTAACTTTAAACACGGTGGCCAATACTATTGGTGCTGTGGGAGTAGGTGCTCAAGTTTTAAAAATTTTTGGCAGTGAGGTTATTGCTTTTAGTTCTATTACCTTAACCCTTGTTATTTTATTTGTTTCAGAAATTATTCCAAAAACTTTAGGTACTGCTAAGTGGAAAAAACTAGCGCCTTACTGTGCATACATCACTAATGCTTTAATTTACCTACTCTTTCCTTTGGTGTTTGTTATTGGAAAGCTACAAAAATTTTTAAACCCTCATAAAAACACTATTACTCGAGAGGAAATGATTGCCACTGCAAACATTAGTGCTGAAGAGGGAGAAATTAAAGCCCAAGAAAGCTTGGTTATTTCTAACCTGCTAAGTTTAGACAATGTAATGGTTTCGGAAATTATGACTCCAAGAACCGTGTTAAAAAGTTTTGAAGAAACAGAAACAGTAGA of Pseudobdellovibrionaceae bacterium contains these proteins:
- the dcd gene encoding dCTP deaminase, whose amino-acid sequence is MLLSYEALEAHLKSQKIVVDPLGPNALQPASIDLRLGNHFLSLDDSFTECLSLDKGAKYKEHRQSEIILPPKSFLLATTFERIKLPADITAFVEGRSSIGRMGLFIQNAGLIDAGFEGHITLELFNANSVPIKLQAKRRVCQLVFFDMDQKTQFPYRGKYQNQVLATGSKIFEDAEIDPQGEIS
- a CDS encoding HlyC/CorC family transporter, which translates into the protein MELLIFYILLSIGISFLCSLLESVLLSTSSAYINVAILEKKKSGPLLVHLQNNTDKALAAILTLNTVANTIGAVGVGAQVLKIFGSEVIAFSSITLTLVILFVSEIIPKTLGTAKWKKLAPYCAYITNALIYLLFPLVFVIGKLQKFLNPHKNTITREEMIATANISAEEGEIKAQESLVISNLLSLDNVMVSEIMTPRTVLKSFEETETVENILKKEAKLRFSRIPIYKDNLDNITGLLHKYDLLHASSEDKDTLKMHELMKPIHVVPEHTPVSAALDQFIKKREHLFLVVDEYGSTAGIVTLEDAIETLLGVEIVDELDPVQDMRALASKQWKEKKRKQN